A portion of the Kazachstania africana CBS 2517 chromosome 2, complete genome genome contains these proteins:
- the KAFR0B04590 gene encoding uncharacterized protein (similar to Saccharomyces cerevisiae YNL115C; ancestral locus Anc_2.158) encodes MNDQLQGTNTNEYQPLDPGIPPNNEEVGPSQETGDVDTNTQDENAPLLGKQDRNVTKKSHRTFGSNGNGATDNASHEDRDSEFYANENGRFQYHQNYRSFLTNWKCILNVVLFLNTLVLVLLFVSDYFIEILPADRNTTFTNFVLVIISLIGNAFNLSFTDIGLYSSFDWDLNLILTGLPVLNLLLLATTKYTRERIGFVTVLVHAWTVATFGLGLLQQHKLGTYITELTPPTTQNKHTIVEWFKIAFRNLIKFGTFIILVLIVLTTLLNVIDIHNALSYSLGTFHWTSSDHDNKLHVQCYGVGSASGVEVQDRNNTPIVLFEHGGEESSYVSGKWVEDLYNLGYIDKYCTYDRNGFGLSDSLSAPVSIRGMAENLRYALIEELKLNGPFLVVGYDYGGLVGRVFCGDNRELCSGLMLVESWNEELLLKHFLRRLLPGGGDGNDEDNGSDSIYYENDDDYRATRGKMDHRIPEREIGKRNGFKVFWHGLWSSLGLNLQFSWLVRRHGSLERIFGTDLKHQGKFLRTKLLESITSSLLTYQEILETNSKLKNVKMSVVSSKEMIKRSSLWGNWQRKLAKLSANTKEWKVVDGEHEFFNNGVGKEQAQDVLLRLLQSV; translated from the coding sequence ATGAATGACCAACTGCAGGGTACAAATACTAATGAATACCAGCCACTAGATCCTGGTATTCCGCCAAATAATGAGGAAGTCGGCCCATCACAGGAGACTGGCGATGTAGATACAAATActcaagatgaaaatgcGCCTTTGTTGGGTAAACAAGACCGAAATGTAACCAAGAAATCACATCGAACATTTGGCAGCAATGGTAATGGTGCTACGGATAATGCTAGCCATGAAGATAGAGACTCCGAGTTTTATGCCAATGAGAATGGGCGCTTTCAgtatcatcaaaattatcgtTCATTTTTGACTAATTGGAAATGCATACTAAATGTAGTCCTATTTTTGAACACTTTAGTGTTGGTATTGCTGTTTGTTTCTGATTATTTCATCGAAATTCTTCCTGCAGATAGGAATACTACTTTTACGAACTTTGTACTAGTAATCATTTCGTTGATCGGTAATGCTtttaatctttcttttacaGATATTGGGTTGTACTCATCTTTTGATTGggatttgaatttaatattAACAGGACTGCCTGTTCTAAATTTACTTCTCTTGGCAACTACAAAATATACTCGTGAAAGAATAGGATTTGTAACGGTACTAGTTCATGCTTGGACGGTAGCAACATTTGGTTTAGGTTTACTTCAGCAACACAAGTTAGGAACCTATATTACAGAACTGACACCACCAACGACACAAAATAAACACACTATTGTAGAATGGTTCAAAATTGCATTCCGTAATTTGATTAAGTTTGGaacttttattattttggttTTAATAGTCCTAACGACACTATTGAATGTAATTGACATTCATAATGCCTTATCCTATTCTCTAGGTACTTTTCATTGGACAAGTTCAGATCATGATAACAAGTTACACGTTCAATGTTATGGAGTGGGCAGTGCAAGCGGAGTGGAGGTTCAAGACAGAAACAATACACCAATCGTATTATTTGAGCATGGTGGAGAAGAAAGTTCATATGTTTCCGGAAAATGGGTAGAAGATTTGTATAACTTAGGCTACATTGACAAATACTGTACATATGACAGAAATGGATTTGGTTTGAGTGACTCATTGAGCGCTCCTGTTTCAATAAGAGGTATGGCTGAGAATTTGAGGTATGCCCtgattgaagaattgaaattaaatggACCTTTTTTGGTAGTTGGTTATGATTATGGTGGTCTTGTCGGGAGAGTATTTTGTGGTGATAACAGAGAGCTTTGTTCCGGTCTTATGCTAGTGGAATCATGgaatgaagaattattacTAAAGCATTTTTTAAGAAGGTTACTTCCTGGTGGTGGGGATGGCAATGATGAGGATAACGGCAGTGATAGTATATATTACGAAAATGACGATGATTACCGTGCGACGAGAGGTAAAATGGATCATAGGATTCCAGAAAGAGAAATTGGCAAAAGAAATGGGTTCAAAGTATTTTGGCACGGATTATGGTCATCATTGGGATtaaatttacaattttctTGGCTGGTAAGACGTCATGGGTCGCTAGaaagaatatttggaaCGGATTTAAAGCATCAgggaaaatttttgaggACGAAATTATTGGAAAGCATAACGAGCTCATTACTAACTTATCAAGAAATACTGGAGACAAATTCCAAGCTAAAAAATGTCAAAATGAGTGTTGTAAGTTCAAAAGAGATGATTAAAAGATCGTCATTATGGGGGAACTGGCAACGTAAATTAGCTAAACTGTCAGCTAATACAAAGGAATGGAAGGTCGTAGATGGGGAGCATGAGTTTTTCAACAATGGTGTTGGAAAAGAACAAGCACAGGATGTTTTATTGAGATTGCTTCAAAGCGTCTGA
- the DMA2 gene encoding ubiquitin-conjugating protein DMA2 (similar to Saccharomyces cerevisiae DMA1 (YHR115C) and DMA2 (YNL116W); ancestral locus Anc_2.157), whose amino-acid sequence MPSQAQSGAPPMAAVATRRKRSSIGSILSSFKLKSGYVSTPTSTNSSRKNSRTSISSTDDQCSKQLSLNLLEDTITYFSKLENKKVPISLLLTNEHDLYTNNIDPTSKAGKKSFLHFVNTNESSDAIAERLMQWDIQKPIKDSMCGQKTKDGLYSIRITPYFGYKRETLAELNNALDSDQDDDAELERSKCQGIYFSPIVRKAGPNSQLLITRETTKLKEVINDHFKDPKDEYIAPILFRTRIISRIHACLKVDSLGNWYIKDFNSKSGTFLNHKRLCIDQESADVELNDGDVIQLGIDHKNGINELFRCVRFKVELNLSWKLKTKPLEGIINTISLENSQDKELCSICLEKMSPYQGVFVSPCCHLWHYNCIRRVITQHYPQFVCPNCRYTSDLESPIGLPDELDEF is encoded by the coding sequence ATGCCTTCACAAGCTCAATCGGGCGCACCACCCATGGCTGCTGTGGCTACCAGAAGAAAACGTTCCAGTATCGGGTCAATTCTATCATCCTTCAAGTTAAAGTCAGGGTATGTCAGTACACCTACTTCAACTAATTCATCcagaaaaaattcaagaactAGTATATCTTCTACCGATGATCAATGCTCAAAACAACTATCTCTCAATCTCTTAGAAGATACAATAACATATTTTAGCAAGttggaaaataaaaaagttCCTATCTCATTATTGCTCACTAATGAACATGACTTATACACAAACAATATCGATCCTACAAGTAAAGCAGGTAAAAAATCGTTCCTGCATTTTGTTAATACTAACGAATCATCTGATGCTATTGCAGAACGGTTGATGCAATGGGACATACAGAAGCCCATAAAGGATTCAATGTGTGGTCAAAAGACTAAAGATGGACTGTATAGCATTAGAATAACGCCATATTTTGGGTATAAACGTGAGACATTGGCAGAGCTCAATAATGCGCTCGATTCTGATCAGGATGATGACGCTGAATTAGAAAGATCCAAATGTCAGGGCATTTATTTCAGTCCTATTGTGAGAAAAGCTGGTCCAAATTCTCAACTGTTAATCACGAGAGAAACcacaaaattgaaagaagtcATTAATGACCATTTCAAGGATCCAAAGGATGAATATATTGCGCCTATCCTATTCAGAACAAGAATTATATCCAGAATACATGCATGTCTAAAAGTAGATTCTCTTGGAAATTGGTACATTAAGGACTTCAATTCAAAAAGTGGAACTTTTTTGAACCATAAGAGACTGTGTATAGATCAAGAATCTGCTGACGTCGAACTGAATGATGGTGACGTAATCCAATTGGGTATTGACCATAAGAATGGTATCAATGAATTATTTAGATGTGTTCGATTCAAAGtagaattgaatttatccTGGAAGTTGAAAACAAAACCATTGGAAGGGATAATAAATACGATTTCTTTAGAGAATTCTCAAGACAAGGAACTTTGCTCCATTTGCTTGGAAAAAATGAGTCCATACCAAGGTGTCTTTGTATCTCCATGTTGTCATTTGTGGCACTATAATTGCATTAGAAGAGTCATTACACAGCATTATCCCCAGTTTGTTTGTCCTAATTGCAGATATACCTCCGATTTGGAATCTCCCATTGGTCTGCCCGATGAGCTGGATGAGTTTTAA
- the MLS1 gene encoding malate synthase MLS1 (similar to Saccharomyces cerevisiae MLS1 (YNL117W); ancestral locus Anc_2.156), producing the protein MVKKDLHAVRVLGPVDDTPLFPPSKTTTSDILSTGALEFVVLLHRTFNGRRKELLNNRISFQDKLDSGKVTFDFLPETEIIRTDPTWQGAILAPGLINRSTEITGPPLRNMLINALNADVNTYMTDFEDSLSPTWLNIVYGQVNLYDAIRDNINFVSENGKPYKLKNQFKNLSTIIVRPRGWHLEEKHLLIDGEPISASIFDFGLYFYHNAKKLIELGKGPYFYLPKMEHHLEAKLWNDIFNVAQDYLEIPRGTIRATVLIETLPAAFQMEEIIFQLRHHSSGLNCGRWDYIFSTIKKLKNLGPQYILPDRDRVTMTSPFMDAYVRLLINTCHRRGVHAMGGMAAQIPIKDDPKVNTQAMDKVRNDKIRELTKGHDGSWIAHPNLAVICNEVFINMGTPNQIFNIPTNINFNTISKELLNTKIENSEITLDGIKQNLDIGLRYMEAWLRGSGCTPINNLMEDAATAEVSRCQLYQWVKYKVKLNDTGETVTPQLTSGLLHEMVEKLAKESPCGPDNKFKIAGKFLLPEITGKHFSDFLTSLLYDEILKIEEEGTNVRTVSKL; encoded by the coding sequence ATGGTGAAGAAAGATTTACATGCTGTTAGAGTATTGGGTCCAGTGGACGATACACCATTGTTTCCCCCTTCAAAGACTACTACAAGTGATATCTTATCAACTGGAGCTTTAGAATTTGTTGTTCTTTTACATAGAACTTTTAATGGAAGACGTAAAGAATTACTGAATAATCGTATCAGTTTCCAAGATAAATTAGATTCTGGCAAAGTaacatttgattttttaccAGAAACAGAGATTATCAGAACTGATCCAACTTGGCAAGGTGCGATTCTTGCACCAGGTTTAATCAATAGATCTACTGAAATTACTGGTCCTCCATTAAGAAATATGTTAATTAATGCTCTTAATGCTGATGTTAATACCTATATGACGGATTTTGAGGATTCATTATCTCCAACTTGGTTAAATATTGTTTATGGTCAAGTTAATTTATATGATGCCATTCGTgacaatatcaattttgttagtgaaaatggtaaaccatataaattaaaaaatcaatttaaaaatttatccACAATTATTGTAAGACCAAGAGGTTGGcatttagaagaaaaacattTATTAATTGACGGAGAGCCAATTAGtgcttcaatttttgattttggtcTATATTTTTACCATAATgctaaaaaattgattgaacTCGGTAAAGGAccttatttttatttaccAAAGATGGAACATCATCTAGAAGCAAAATTATGgaatgatatttttaatgttGCGCAAGattatcttgaaattcCAAGAGGCACAATTCGTGCAACTGTTTTGATAGAAACTTTACCTGCAGCTTTCCAAATGGAGGAAATTATCTTCCAGTTAAGACATCACTCCAGTGGATTAAATTGTGGTCGTTGGGATTATATCTTTtcaacaataaaaaaattgaaaaatttgggTCCTCAATATATTTTACCAGATAGGGATCGGGTTACAATGACGTCCCCTTTCATGGACGCCTACGTTAGACTGTTAATCAATACCTGTCATCGTCGTGGTGTTCATGCTATGGGTGGAATGGCAGCACAAATTCCAATAAAGGATGATCCAAAGGTTAATACACAAGCAATGGACAAAGTTCGTAATGATAAGATTAGAGAATTGACGAAAGGTCACGACGGTTCGTGGATTGCTCATCCAAATTTGGCAGTAATTTGTAACGAGGTCTTCATAAATATGGGAACaccaaatcaaatatttaacATTCCAACtaatattaatttcaatacaATTTCTAAAGAATTACTGAATacaaagattgaaaatagtgaGATTACATTGGACGgtataaaacaaaatttagATATCGGTTTGCGTTACATGGAAGCATGGTTAAGAGGCTCTGGCTGTACGCcaatcaataatttgatggAAGATGCAGCAACAGCCGAAGTTTCCCGCTGTCAATTGTATCAATGGGTCAAATATAAAGTTAAGTTAAATGATACAGGTGAAACTGTGACTCCGCAACTAACATCTGGCTTATTACATGAAAtggttgaaaaattagccAAAGAATCTCCATGTGGTCcagataataaattcaaaatagcTGGTAAGTTCCTGTTACCTGAAATCACTGGCAAGCATTTCAGTGATTTCCTAACAAGTTTACTGtatgatgaaatattaAAGATCGAAGAAGAGGGTACGAACGTCAGAACAGTGAGCAAACTATAA
- the AIM14 gene encoding putative metalloreductase (similar to Saccharomyces cerevisiae YGL160W; ancestral locus Anc_1.379) — translation MTQAIDSKHLLLWKRHGEEHFANVKYGYWVLLVSIAYICVLFVIRRFRKINNNIHKSDLFWSQLYSVNPFLHLSLILVPSFLLFYYPHGNLSLYSKRLGRLSYVLVSLNLFLGLKPSLLQGYTYNDFVPLHKWLSRAIIIIAMIHALGFLVKWSMDEQVSFVAKISNIWNLLGVIVLLSAFLLIFISIKPIRTRYYALFYIVHNIVDFLLVTVIPLHARPGVTMPYFLLNLVLISCHIILRIKNTKQFKISSRIDGISQSSNLTVIKLPRNLLPSNFPPGTHIRVSPYTKYHPLYWLVPSHPYSIASLSEGDEIILILNESTFKFEDTETYLLQDYFPANLPLESLSNCEKTLIVCGGSGISFGMPVFNFLQKMNSKQIVRLIWITKRFEDFKFLSSLVNLELGKDMEVYVTENIKDGLVSHAEDFEMDLLVNNRRINWETDLLEFTGEDINEKSWMICCGPEGLISDAQKFASKRNINVYKEFYNL, via the coding sequence ATGACTCAAGCAATCGATTCAAAACATTTGCTACTGTGGAAAAGACATGGCGAAGAGCATTTTGCCAACGTCAAATACGGATACTGGGTATTATTGGTCTCAATTGCCTATATATGCGTGCTTTTCGTGATTCGACGTTTTCgtaaaataaataataatatacataAATCAGATCTATTTTGGAGTCAATTGTATTCGGTCAACccatttcttcatttatcGCTCATTTTAGTCCCCtcctttttattattttattaccCACACGGCAATTTATCCTTATATTCCAAAAGACTGGGTAGATTAAGTTATGTATTGGTAAGTCTAAATTTGTTCCTAGGATTGAAGCCCTCACTGTTACAAGGCTACACATATAATGATTTTGTACCACTGCATAAGTGGCTGTCGAGAGCTATTATTATCATAGCAATGATACATGCTCTAGGATTTCTTGTCAAATGGAGTATGGATGAGCAAGTGTCTTTTGTGGCAAAAATCAGCAATATATGGAATCTACTGGGGGTTATAGTTTTACTATCTGCTTTTCTTCTGATTTTTATCTCGATAAAGCCAATAAGAACAAGATATTACGCATTATTTTACATTGTACATAATATAGTTGATTTTCTGCTAGTTACAGTCATTCCTCTACATGCAAGACCTGGTGTAACAATGCCATACTTTTTGTTGAACCTTGTCCTAATATCGTgtcatattattttgagGATTAAAAACACAAAACagtttaaaatttcaagtaGGATTGATGGTATTTCTCAATCATCCAATTTAACAGTGATTAAACTTCCTCGAAATCTACTACCAAGTAATTTTCCACCAGGCACGCATATTAGAGTTAGTCCCTACACCAAGTATCATCCTCTATACTGGTTAGTACCATCACATCCATATAGTATTGCTTCTCTAAGTGAGGGAGATGAAATAATTCTGATCTTAAATGAATCCACTTTTAAATTTGAGGATACTGAGACGTATCTTTTACAGGATTATTTTCCAGCTAACTTACCTTTGGAATCACTGAGTAACTGTGAGAAAACGTTGATCGTATGTGGTGGAAGTGGTATATCATTTGGTATGCCagtctttaattttttgcAGAAGATGAATAGTAAACAAATTGTTAGACTCATCTGGATAACTAAACGTTTCGAAGATTTCAAGTTTCTGTCAAGTTTAGTCAATTTAGAACTGGGAAAGGATATGGAAGTTTATGTTACAGAGAATATTAAGGATGGCTTAGTCTCCCACGCggaagattttgaaatggaTTTGCTAGTCAATAACAGAAGAATCAATTGGGAAACGGATTTGCTGGAATTTACTGGTGAAGACATTAATGAAAAGTCATGGATGATTTGTTGCGGACCTGAAGGCCTAATCTCTGATGCGCAAAAGTTCGCATCAAAACGCAATATCAATGTGTATAAGGAATTTTATAATCTATAA
- the RCK1 gene encoding putative serine/threonine protein kinase RCK1 (similar to Saccharomyces cerevisiae RCK1 (YGL158W) and RCK2 (YLR248W); ancestral locus Anc_1.390): protein MILQHKLQLSQSRTSVPDHNKRFLRSSLQELNSFKVINETNNYLEDSDSNLSSSKEDSLFLNQIDSELEKYITSESSASAPSIKTNYINFEPKPYPIFQEQNELKDFILIKEVGQGAFSKVFLAVPDPNGSKSFLINEHPQVAIKVAKKNNKERERNKTGKEFKVSAREDVINEVSIQKSVSGLCSNIAQYFDFQESDNFFFIIQEYIAGGEIFNQIIKYTYFSEDLCRHIITQVAHALKVLHSHEIVHRDIKPENLLYTSIPIIKEKERHLRKSDDQNTKISEGRFIKHVGAAEIGEVKLVDFGLSKQLVNKGTKTPCGTLCYVAPEIINHHRYSKKVDMWGVGCVLYTMLCGFPPFFDDDSEQLKEKICNGDYAFLEPWWNEISIEAKYCVTRLLEVDAKKRYSVDDFLNDPWLNSYDCDKVTNKKVERVSISKYGKPEISEREIFFREVFSRSNTILRNKEKLKLPELPNNTTNNLIPPHFSLMSDYSILDLELQNPNLYNCFKKNPSR, encoded by the coding sequence ATGATTTTACAACACAAATTACAATTATCACAGTCAAGGACCTCAGTGCCCGATCATAATAAAAGGTTTTTGAGATCATCCTTACAAGAACTAAACAGTTTCAAAGTTAttaatgaaacaaataattATCTGGAAGATtctgattcaaatttatcgTCGAGCAAAGAGGattctctttttttgaacCAGATTGATtctgaattagaaaaatatattacaTCTGAAAGCAGTGCCAGTGCACCTTCCATAAAGACTAATTATATTAACTTCGAGCCCAAACCATATccaatatttcaagaacaaaatgaattgaaagattttatACTAATAAAGGAAGTTGGTCAAGGCGCTTTCTCAAAGGTTTTCCTTGCAGTACCTGATCCTAATGGTAGCAAATCATTTCTAATAAACGAACATCCACAGGTGGCCATTAAAGtagccaaaaaaaataataaagagcgtgaaagaaataaaacAGGAAAAGAATTTAAGGTTAGTGCAAGAGAAGATGTAATCAATGAAGTTAGCATACAAAAATCGGTCAGTGGGCTTTGTAGCAACATTGCCCAATACTTTGATTTCCAAGAGtctgataattttttcttcataatACAAGAATATATTGCAGGGGGTGAGATTTTTAATCAgattataaaatatacatATTTCTCAGAAGATCTCTGTCGTCATATTATCACCCAAGTAGCTCATGCGCTAAAAGTACTCCATTCTCATGAAATTGTTCACAGAGACATCAAAcctgaaaatttattatacaCTTCAATACCAattataaaagaaaaggaaagacATCTTAGGAAATCGGATGACCAGAACACCAAAATAAGTGAAGGAAGGTTCATCAAACACGTCGGAGCTGCTGAAATTGGCGAAGTAAAATTGGTCGATTTCGGCCTATCAAAACAGCTTGTGAATAAAGGAACGAAGACACCTTGTGGAACACTGTGCTATGTTGCGCCAGAAATTATTAATCATCACagatattcaaaaaaagttgatatGTGGGGAGTCGGATGCGTCCTTTATACAATGCTTTGTGGATTCCCACCTTTCTTTGATGATGACTCTGAACAactgaaagaaaaaatatgtaaTGGTGACTATGCCTTTCTTGAACCGTGGTGGAATGAAATAAGTATCGAAGCTAAATATTGTGTCACAAGATTACTCGAAGTTGATGccaaaaaaagatatagtGTAGATGACTTCCTGAACGATCCATGGCTCAACTCGTATGATTGTGACAAAGTAACCAATAAGAAGGTAGAAAGAGTGTCGATAAGCAAGTATGGTAAACCTGAAATTAGtgaaagagaaatatttttcagagAGGTCTTTTCAAGAAGTAATACGATTCTCagaaacaaagaaaaacttAAGCTACCAGAACTTCCCAACAATACAACAAACAATTTAATCCCCCCTCATTTTTCACTTATGAGCGATTACAGCATCTTGGACTTGGAACTACAAAATCCAAATCTTTACAAttgtttcaagaaaaatccTTCTCGCTAA